Genomic window (Saccharothrix australiensis):
CCGCTCGACGAGCAGGGCGTGCGGGCGTGGCTGGAGGCCGTGCAGGCAGCGGCCAACTCCAGCGTGGGCCCCACCTACACGGCAATGGAATCCCCGGACTGCGACCGGTGCCCGGCTCGAACCTCCTGCCCCGTGCACGCGTCGGGCAGGCAGGTGAGCCAGTAGCGCGCCCCCGATCCGGGAGGCCCGAGCCCCGATCCGGGAGGCCGGAGCCGGAAGCCGGGGCTGGCCCGCGGTCAGCCGCCGAGCCCAGGAACTCCACCTCCACCCCGCATTCCACCGGCGCGGCATCAGCCGGCCCCACGGCATCAGCCCAGCCTCCTCACACCCCGCTCTCGAACTCCCTGCGTCCTGCAACGCAACAGGAACACAGCAGGGAAAGCACGGACTCAACGCGCCAGAAAGCTCCGCACGTCCCGGATGGTCGTCGGAAGCGCCACGCAAGACGGGAGCGCCACGCAAGACGACCACCCCTTCGATCGGATGCGAATCCGCGGCCGCGATCCACCGTGTGTCCCGTGTGAGCGGCGTAGGTCAGTGGGTGGGGCGTGCGACGGGAGTGGCGTGGGCCACGGGAGTGGCGTGGCGAGGCCGTCTCTGACACAGTCGTGGGCCGCCGAGAGCAGGTCGGCGGGTCGCCCGGTCGTGTGATCCGGTCCGTTGCCGCGGGTCGCCGCGGGTTCGGGTGACCGGAGACGGAGAATGCGAGTCGTGGCAGTGCCGGACGAGGGTCGAGCGCAGGTGGGCGAGCTGGGTCAGCTCGCCAGCCCGTTCGAGGTCGCGGAGGCGCTCGGCCTGCCCAAACCGACCCCCGAGCAGGCGGCGGTCATCGCCGCGCCCACCGCGCCGGCCCTGGTCGTCGCGGGTGCGGGCGCGGGCAAGACGGAGACCATGTCCGCGCGGGTCGTGTACCTGGTCGCGAACGGTTTCGTCACCCCCGACCGCGTGCTCGGCCTCACCTTCACCCGCAAGGCCGCGCGCCAGCTGTCCGACCGCGTCCGCGCCCGCCTGCGCCGCCTGGGCGGCTCACCCCTGCTGGACCGCCTGGACCCGAGCGGCGAGCGCCGGGCCGCCGTCCTCACCACCGAACCGGTGATCCTGACCTACCACGCCTACGCGGGTCGCCTGGTCGGCGAACACGGCCTGCGCCTGCCCGTCGAGCCCGGCGTGCGACTGCTCACCGAGACGGCGGCGTGGCAGCTCGCCCACCGCGTGGTGTCGACGTGGGCCGAGGACATCGACACCGACAAGGTGCCCGCGACCATCACCGGCTACCTGCTGGCGCTGGCCGGCGAACTGGGCGAGCACCTGGTCGAGCCGACCGACCTGCGCAAGCACGCCGAGTGGCTGACGACGGTGATCGAGTCGGCGCCCAAAGCACCCCGCCAACGCGACGCGCTGCCGGAGAAGCTGAAGGACATCGTCAACGCCCAACGACTGCGCGTGAACCTGCTCCCGCTCCTGGAGGCGTACCAGGCGCGCAAGCGCCGCGAGGCGGCGATGGACTTCGCCGACCAGATGGCGCTGGCCGCACGCCTCGCCGGCGACCACCCCGAGGTCATGCGCGGCGAGCGGGAACGGTACGGCGCGGTCCTGCTGGACGAGTACCAGGACACCGGCCACGCGCAGCGCGTGCTGCTCAGGTCTTTGTTCGGCCGCGGCGAGCCGATGTCCGTGACGTCCGTGGGCGACCCGGCGCAGGCCATCTACGGCTGGCGCGGCGCGTCGGCGGCCAACCTGCCCCGGTTCGTCCACGACTTCCCGCCCGCCCGCAAGTACGGCCTGCTCACCAGCTTCCGCAACCCGCCCGAGGTGCTCGCCCTGGCGAACGCCGTGTCGGCGCCCCTCCGCGCGGCCGGCTTGGACGTCGACGAACTGCGCGCGCGGCCCGGCGCGGGACCGGGTGACGTCCGGCTCGGGCTGTTCAGCGACATCCGCGCCGAACTGGACTGGGTGGCCGACACCGTCGCCGCGCAGTGGGAGGACCACCTGGACACCAGCGACGAGCCGCCGACCGCGGCGGTGCTGGTGCGCAGGCGCGCCGACATGGCCGGCATCGCCGCGGTGCTGCGCGAACGCGGCCTGCCCGTCGAAGTCGTCGGCCTGGGCGGCCTGCTGGACGAGCCCGAGGTCCGCGACCTGACGAGCGCCCTGCGCGTCCTGGTCGACCCGCTGGCGGGGACGGCGGCGGCGCGGCTCCTGACGGGATCGCGCTGGCGGGTGGCCGCCGTCGACCTCGCGGCGCTGTGGCAACGCGCCCGCGAACTGGCGGGCGCGCCCAGCCGCCAGTCGGTGGTGGACAACCCGTTGGCCGTCATCGCCGACGCCCTGCCCGGTGAACACGCCGAACAAGCGGGCCTGGCCGACGCCCTGGACGACCCCGGCGATCCGACCGCCTACTCCGCCGAGGGCTACCGCCGCATCCGGCGGCTGGGCGCGGAGCTGTCCGCGCTGCGCCGCCGCCTGGACCAGCCGCTGCCCGAACTGGTCGCCGACGTCGAGCGCACCCTGCTGCTGGACATCGAGGCCATGGCCAGGCCGGGCGGCGTGGGCCGCGCGCACCTGGACGCGTTCGCCGACGTGGTCGCCGACTTCGCCGCCGCCAGCCCGTCCGCCACCCTGCCCGCGCTCCTGGACTACCTCTACACCGCCGAGCACGCGGAGGACGGCCTGGAGCCCGGCGAGGTCGAGGTAGCCGAGAACCGCGTGCAGATCCTCACCATGCACTCCGCCAAGGGGCTCGAATGGCACATCGTGGCCGTGCCGCACGTGGTGAAGGACGTGTTCCCCGGCCGGAAGAAGACGTCCTGCTGGTTGAAGGCCGTCACCGAGCTGCCCGCGGACCTGCGGGGCGACGCCGAAGACCTGCCCAAGCTGCGCATCCCCGGCGGCGGCAACCGGAAAGAGGTCGAGGAGGCCCTGGACCGGCATGCGGACGACTTCGAGGACCGGCGGCTCGTGGAGGAGCGGCGGCTGCTCTACGTGGCGCTGACGAGGGCGGAGCACAGCCTGCTCGTCTCCGGCCACTGGTGGGCCGAGACCGGTGACAAGCCCAAGGGGCCCTCGGCGTTCCTCACCGAACTGCGGGACGCGGTGCTCGCCGCCGACCACCCGCCGGCGGACATCACCCACTGGGCGCCACCGCCGGCCGAGGACGAACCGAACCCCTTAGCGTCGCAGGTGAAGTCGGCCGACTGGCCCGCCGATCCGCTGGGCAAGCGCCGGGCGGCCGTGGCGGAAGGGGCCGAACTGGTGCTGGCCGCCCTGGAACGCCACCTGGCCGAGCCCGAACCGGCCAGGGCGGACACATCCACGACGAGCCCTGCCACAGCCGACCCTGCCACAGCAGATCCTGTCGCAGCCGACCCTGCCGCGACGGAACCGCCTCACGACCTCCCGCCCGAGCCCGACGACGAGTTCCCCCCGGAGCCGCCCCACGACTACGCCGACCTCCCGCCCGAGCCCCCGGAGGACTACGCCGAGCCGCCCGACCCGGAGCTTCCCGACGCAGAACCACCCGCGGAGCCTCTCGACGCGGACCCGCTGAACGCAGGGCCGCCCGACACCGCACAGCCCGACACCGCGCAGCCCGACACCCCGCAACCCGACGACCTCGACGACCCCGAAGGCTGGGCGCGGGACGTGGACGTGCTGCTCGCCGAGCGCGCCGCCGCCGCGGACCGCCGGGAACGGGTCGTCCTGCCCGAGCACCTGTCCGTGAGCCAACTGGTCGAGCTGGCCGCCGATCCGGACCAACTGGCCCGCCGCCTGCGCCGACCCCTGCCGTTCCCCCCGAACCCGCTGGCCAGGCGCGGCACCGCGTTCCACACGTGGCTGGAGCAGCGGTTCGGCGCGAGCCGGCTCCTCGACCTGGACGAGCTGCCCGGCGCGGCCGACGAGGGCGCCGCGCCGGACAGCGACCTCACCCGCCTCCAGGAGGCGTTCCTGGCCAGCGAGTGGGCGGACCGGACACCGCACGACGTCGAAGTGC
Coding sequences:
- a CDS encoding UvrD-helicase domain-containing protein; the protein is MRVVAVPDEGRAQVGELGQLASPFEVAEALGLPKPTPEQAAVIAAPTAPALVVAGAGAGKTETMSARVVYLVANGFVTPDRVLGLTFTRKAARQLSDRVRARLRRLGGSPLLDRLDPSGERRAAVLTTEPVILTYHAYAGRLVGEHGLRLPVEPGVRLLTETAAWQLAHRVVSTWAEDIDTDKVPATITGYLLALAGELGEHLVEPTDLRKHAEWLTTVIESAPKAPRQRDALPEKLKDIVNAQRLRVNLLPLLEAYQARKRREAAMDFADQMALAARLAGDHPEVMRGERERYGAVLLDEYQDTGHAQRVLLRSLFGRGEPMSVTSVGDPAQAIYGWRGASAANLPRFVHDFPPARKYGLLTSFRNPPEVLALANAVSAPLRAAGLDVDELRARPGAGPGDVRLGLFSDIRAELDWVADTVAAQWEDHLDTSDEPPTAAVLVRRRADMAGIAAVLRERGLPVEVVGLGGLLDEPEVRDLTSALRVLVDPLAGTAAARLLTGSRWRVAAVDLAALWQRARELAGAPSRQSVVDNPLAVIADALPGEHAEQAGLADALDDPGDPTAYSAEGYRRIRRLGAELSALRRRLDQPLPELVADVERTLLLDIEAMARPGGVGRAHLDAFADVVADFAAASPSATLPALLDYLYTAEHAEDGLEPGEVEVAENRVQILTMHSAKGLEWHIVAVPHVVKDVFPGRKKTSCWLKAVTELPADLRGDAEDLPKLRIPGGGNRKEVEEALDRHADDFEDRRLVEERRLLYVALTRAEHSLLVSGHWWAETGDKPKGPSAFLTELRDAVLAADHPPADITHWAPPPAEDEPNPLASQVKSADWPADPLGKRRAAVAEGAELVLAALERHLAEPEPARADTSTTSPATADPATADPVAADPAATEPPHDLPPEPDDEFPPEPPHDYADLPPEPPEDYAEPPDPELPDAEPPAEPLDADPLNAGPPDTAQPDTAQPDTPQPDDLDDPEGWARDVDVLLAERAAAADRRERVVLPEHLSVSQLVELAADPDQLARRLRRPLPFPPNPLARRGTAFHTWLEQRFGASRLLDLDELPGAADEGAAPDSDLTRLQEAFLASEWADRTPHDVEVPFEAEIEGLSVRGRMDAVFADADGGWTVVDWKTGAVPDEERLPALSVQLAAYRLAWAALTRTPVERVRAAFHYVRHDHTLRPADLLDADGLRALIRSVPS